Genomic window (Rosa chinensis cultivar Old Blush chromosome 6, RchiOBHm-V2, whole genome shotgun sequence):
GTAATTCACCTATAGAGGTAGATATGATATTTTTCATATGGGTACGTATAAATAATTCATGAAGTCGCACTGCAAAAAAGTATTGCTAAAGAGAGAAACTAATGGTGATGAAGGTAAATGTTGTATAAGGTAGAATgttgttggtgacgaaaaattcggtagaggattttgactcaccaatgaatgcggattggagcgggagctgactaGGATTGATCAAGAAGCTTCCTTTGAGCGTTGACTTGaaagtttgaccgtcggctcaaagataggggggtacctgcagaaaaccctccgttGCTAAGTCAATACGTTTCTAAGAGTGCAGTAGGAAGAATCATAATGAGATGTCTTACCTAGCTGGCGAGTCCTCTATTGATAGGTGGAGGCTTACTTGGTCGGTAAGTCGTCATCATATATATTGCCACACTTTTGGCCATCATGATTACCCCATTTACTGCTGTAATTATCACCGTAATTATGGATGCAATCATTACCTCATTTACAGCGATCATCGTTACCGTACTAATGGCCGCAATCAATACTACATTAGCGGCTGTCATCAATTCTACACTTATGACTGCAATTattttcgtatttatttttgtatttataACCGATTACTTATCATAATTTCATGTCAAAAATATTTggggactactcccacaaatGTCTAGTAATGAATAGCCGAATAGGTGGCTAGACTAaataggaaaggaaaaaaatgatcAACAGGTTAGGAAAACATCAAAAACAAATCCGAGCAATGTGCATGTATTGTTGGGTCAAAATATATAGtcagttttcatttttgacCCGTCCTCTTACTTGCTAATGATTTTGTAAATCAGTGTCTAACATTGTTTGGATTGCATAATGCCCCTCCTTCAAGTAGTAGCGCCGGCGCCAGTGAAGCTAAGACAGTGCAACTTATTAATcaagaacaaaagcaacaaGCCATTGCCCTTCCCTTCCCTGCAGCCACATTATcgttattattattcatcatctTTAGGCGAAAGCATTTTTACTGCCAATGCAAATCCAAATCTAAATATTCCAAACTGTGATGATCGGCAAATCACAGTAACCAAAAGAAGAGGAGACCATGGTCGTAAAAAACATAACGGGGCACCATTGTCCTATGCCTCACAGTCACGATCAGAGAAGATCGATGTTAATATTGATGGACAACCCATGGATAGATTTCAGATTGGCGGCGGCTTTTCTAAACAATGGGACGCTTTTCATCGCTTTTGTCGTCCTCATACTGTAATCGGCACTGTAAGTACTCAAAACTGATGGATTTCTACATGTTAGTTTCAGACTTTCAGTTAATTTCTCGTAAATAGAaggttaaaatttaaaaattgttGCCTAGCAATTTCACCAGTGCCATTTTTGTACGATGTTGTTTTCAGGTTATAGGTATATTATCGgtctctcttcttccattggAACAAATTGGGGACTTGTCTCCTGCATTTTTTATAGGAATACTGAAGGTATAGTTCGAATGTTTAATAGTACTGCTGGTTGGCTTGATgttgtatatatatacgtaCGTAACATATTGTTGAATTGATCAAATCTTAGGCATTGGTTCCCTCGGTGTTAATGAACATCTATGTGGTGGGATTGAATCAAGTGTTTGATGTCGAAATAGACaaggtatgtatatatatgaccATATATGAACTCATGTAGTATCTACTATTTGAAATGAACCTTAAAGATGTGCGATTTTGATCATTGCTCGAATTACATTGCAAGTCCAAGTTGGTCAGGGGGGAGAACCTCCTCACTTTTCATAAAAATGGGATGTTCTCTCTTGAAGGGAGACTGTGTCTATGTATAGTGTTCGTTCTGCGTCTTTTGCTTCCAAAATATTCACACTCTTGTTTATATGTTTGATCTCCCAGGTTAACAAACCTGATCTCCCACTAGCTTCTGGTGAATTCTCTATGGGAACTGGGATCACAATCGTTTCCACAGTTTTGCTGATGGTAATCAATTAATTGGCAGATATACATAATCAACTATACTGGCTTTGCAACATTACTCGATCAGTCTATACTTAGGAAACAGGTAAGTAACTGTTTGAtacaaattttcagagttttgctATGGGAGTTATGTTCAAGTCTCCACCTCTTTTCTCTGCCCTTGCCATTAGCTTTTTTCTTGGAAGTGCTTATTCCATTGAGGTTAGTTTCTTCAGCCTTTTCATAGTCTGTTAACAGCCTTAGAAGGAACAAAGCAACCAATGTATTGgttcatatatatgcattatcatttttgttttaattatatGAACCAAGTAACTATCGCGCAGTTCATTAATTTCGATTTCTGTGGCTCTCTATCTGTTGAGTAGCATCCGCTGCTCAGGTGGAAGAGACATGCAATTCTTGCTGCTGCTTGCATCCTAATTGTGAGAGCTGTCGTGGTCCAGCTTGCCTTCTTTGTACACATCCAGGTATATGTCATTACTCTGGCTGCAGCTGGCTCTGTTGTCTATaaatatgactatatatatgaAGTCAT
Coding sequences:
- the LOC112174207 gene encoding homogentisate geranylgeranyltransferase, chloroplastic, with the protein product MPLLQVVAPAPVKLRQCNLLIKNKSNKPLPFPSLQPHYRYYYSSSLGESIFTANANPNLNIPNCDDRQITVTKRRGDHGRKKHNGAPLSYASQSRSEKIDVNIDGQPMDRFQIGGGFSKQWDAFHRFCRPHTVIGTVIGILSVSLLPLEQIGDLSPAFFIGILKALVPSVLMNIYVVGLNQVFDVEIDKVNKPDLPLASGEFSMGTGITIVSTVLLMSFAMGVMFKSPPLFSALAISFFLGSAYSIEHPLLRWKRHAILAAACILIVRAVVVQLAFFVHIQKYVLGREISITRPLVFAVVFMCIFSSVIALFKDIPDVDGDRDFGIQSFSVNLGQEKVYWVCVNMLLLAYGAAVVIGASSSFLPSKVFTIIGHGALACLLWLRAQSTDIANKASLTSFYMFIWKLFYAEYLLIPFVR